One genomic segment of Rubrobacter calidifluminis includes these proteins:
- a CDS encoding uracil-DNA glycosylase has product MPSSSSATGRKLPAELAALEREIVSCRRCPRLVAWREQVAHEKKAAYRGEEYWGRPVPGFGDPQARVVIVGLAPAAHGANRTGRIFTGDRSGDFLFAALHRAHLANQPTSTHRKDGLTLKGVWISAAVRCAPPQNKPTPAERDACLPYLERELELLPEARVLLCLGAFAWDVALRLFAVRPKPKFAHGAEHKAGDIVLLGSYHVSQQNTFTGVLTPAMLDEVLRQSKELSGVG; this is encoded by the coding sequence ATGCCCTCAAGCTCCAGCGCTACGGGGCGTAAGCTCCCCGCGGAGCTGGCGGCGCTCGAGCGCGAGATCGTCTCCTGCCGTCGCTGCCCCAGGCTCGTAGCCTGGCGAGAGCAGGTGGCACACGAGAAGAAGGCCGCCTACCGGGGCGAGGAGTACTGGGGGCGTCCGGTCCCCGGCTTCGGGGACCCGCAGGCGCGGGTCGTGATCGTGGGCCTCGCCCCCGCCGCCCACGGCGCGAACCGTACCGGCCGCATCTTCACCGGCGACCGTTCGGGGGACTTCCTGTTCGCCGCGCTCCACCGGGCGCACCTGGCGAACCAGCCAACCTCCACCCACCGAAAAGACGGGCTCACGTTGAAGGGGGTCTGGATCTCCGCCGCCGTCCGCTGCGCCCCGCCGCAGAACAAACCCACCCCCGCAGAGCGTGACGCGTGCCTGCCCTACCTCGAGCGCGAGCTGGAGCTCTTGCCCGAGGCCAGGGTCTTGCTATGCCTGGGAGCCTTCGCCTGGGACGTGGCGCTGCGCCTCTTCGCGGTGCGCCCAAAGCCCAAATTCGCCCACGGCGCCGAGCACAAAGCCGGGGACATCGTGCTACTCGGCTCCTACCACGTCTCCCAGCAGAACACCTTCACCGGCGTCCTCACCCCGGCGATGCTCGACGAGGTTCTGCGGCAAAGCAAGGAGCTCTCCGGGGTGGGATGA
- a CDS encoding HDIG domain-containing metalloprotein, with protein sequence MDREEAWNLVRRWTESESLRKHMLAVEAAMRAYARRFGEDEERWGITGLLHDLDYEKHPTPEEHPMTGVRELERLGYPQDVIDAIKGHATYLNFPRETLMAKTLYAVDELTGFIVACALVRPQGLEGLGAKSVRKKMKQKSFAASVNREDIVRGAEELGVDLNEHIEFVASALRERNGELHLVA encoded by the coding sequence ATGGACCGTGAGGAAGCCTGGAATCTCGTCCGCCGCTGGACCGAGAGCGAATCGCTGCGCAAGCACATGCTCGCGGTGGAGGCCGCCATGCGCGCCTACGCCCGCAGATTCGGCGAAGACGAGGAGAGGTGGGGCATAACCGGGCTTCTGCACGACCTGGACTACGAGAAGCACCCCACCCCGGAGGAACACCCCATGACGGGGGTGCGAGAGCTGGAGCGGCTCGGCTACCCGCAGGACGTCATCGACGCGATAAAGGGACACGCGACCTACCTGAACTTCCCGCGCGAGACGCTCATGGCGAAGACCCTCTACGCCGTGGACGAGCTCACCGGGTTCATCGTGGCCTGCGCCCTGGTGCGGCCACAGGGCCTGGAAGGCCTCGGAGCGAAGAGCGTGCGAAAGAAGATGAAGCAGAAGTCCTTCGCGGCGAGCGTCAACCGCGAGGACATAGTCCGGGGAGCCGAGGAGCTCGGCGTCGACCTGAACGAACACATAGAGTTCGTCGCCTCCGCCCTGCGGGAGAGAAACGGCGAGCTGCACCTCGTCGCCTGA
- a CDS encoding D-alanine--D-alanine ligase family protein, with protein MRVMVIFGGRSGEHEVSLASARAVIAGLEGRHEVVPVGITREGRWLLGGDPMRELEERRAADGETPRAGRLPATSPARLPSSLEGDVVFPVLHGPYGEDGRLQGLLEMAGIPYVGSGVLASAVAMDKITMKKVFAYHGLPQVRWLGFSRERWARDRETITREIERSLGYPCFVKPSNLGSSVGINKARDRKSLTPAVEEAASLDRRVIVEEAVDAREVEVAVLGNENPEVSVPGEIVVKDNEFYDYEAKYTEGESELHVPAPVNGGTSEEVGRVARSAFEAIDAAGMARVDFFLERGTDRLLINEINTIPGFTPTSVYARLWAASGLPYEHLLDRLIGLALDRHGREAPESSA; from the coding sequence ATGAGGGTGATGGTCATCTTCGGGGGAAGGAGCGGGGAGCACGAGGTCTCCCTCGCCTCGGCCCGGGCCGTCATCGCGGGGCTCGAAGGCCGCCATGAGGTGGTGCCGGTCGGGATAACCCGCGAGGGACGCTGGCTCCTCGGGGGGGATCCCATGCGGGAACTGGAGGAGAGACGCGCCGCAGACGGGGAGACCCCACGCGCGGGCCGCCTCCCGGCGACATCCCCTGCACGGCTCCCGTCCTCGCTGGAGGGTGATGTGGTCTTTCCCGTCCTGCACGGCCCTTACGGGGAGGACGGCAGGCTGCAGGGGCTGCTGGAGATGGCCGGCATCCCGTACGTGGGCTCCGGGGTGCTCGCGAGCGCGGTGGCGATGGACAAGATCACGATGAAGAAGGTCTTCGCCTACCACGGGCTGCCGCAGGTGCGTTGGCTGGGGTTCTCCCGCGAGCGGTGGGCGCGGGACCGCGAGACGATAACCCGCGAGATCGAACGTTCTCTGGGATACCCCTGCTTCGTCAAGCCGTCGAACCTGGGATCGAGCGTCGGGATAAACAAAGCCCGTGACAGAAAGTCCCTGACCCCGGCGGTCGAAGAGGCCGCTTCCCTGGACCGACGGGTGATCGTCGAGGAGGCCGTCGACGCCCGGGAGGTGGAGGTCGCCGTGCTCGGCAACGAAAACCCCGAGGTCTCGGTCCCCGGGGAGATAGTGGTCAAGGACAACGAATTCTACGACTACGAGGCGAAATATACCGAAGGGGAAAGTGAGCTGCACGTCCCCGCCCCGGTGAACGGTGGAACGTCAGAAGAGGTGGGTCGGGTTGCCAGATCGGCCTTCGAGGCGATCGACGCCGCCGGGATGGCCCGGGTGGACTTCTTCCTCGAGCGCGGCACGGACCGCCTGCTCATAAACGAGATCAACACGATCCCCGGCTTCACCCCCACCAGCGTCTACGCCCGGCTGTGGGCCGCGAGCGGCCTGCCGTACGAACACCTGCTCGACCGTCTCATAGGGCTGGCCCTCGACCGCCACGGAAGAGAAGCGCCCGAGTCCTCCGCCTGA
- a CDS encoding mechanosensitive ion channel family protein, with translation MFQAQTSTALGDAATRRLQGAGGLAENLLDYLKSSEFVGNVISAVALIVLAALFYRLASGLIPRLFRLGRPSEEEALDEAGLARIKRQDTAITLARNILRYSVFGTVALIILSIFLRQTLPAVAGASVLAAIIGFGAQSFLRDIIAGFFILFEGQYGVGDFVRLEPTKISGLVEEFGLRTTKLRTPSGEEVFIPNGSILGVTNYVSGQQRFIVEVLLRDAGAAARVLDSLSESAGLYVIPPRLVSREDRDGMVRLRIRAGVLPSTEWIVREGLVERIKAAAGEDALLSDPLVYDVDSASLGRIRHLIPRSGQP, from the coding sequence ATGTTCCAGGCCCAGACCTCCACCGCGCTCGGGGACGCGGCCACCCGCCGCCTCCAGGGGGCCGGAGGGCTGGCAGAGAATCTGCTCGACTACCTGAAGAGCTCCGAGTTCGTCGGGAACGTGATCTCGGCGGTCGCGCTAATCGTGCTCGCCGCCCTCTTCTACAGGCTCGCCTCGGGGCTCATCCCACGCCTCTTCCGGCTGGGGCGGCCCAGCGAGGAAGAAGCACTGGACGAGGCAGGCCTGGCGAGGATAAAGCGGCAGGATACCGCCATCACGCTCGCGCGCAACATCCTGCGCTACAGCGTCTTCGGGACCGTCGCGCTCATCATCCTGAGCATCTTCCTGCGCCAGACGCTCCCGGCAGTCGCCGGGGCTTCGGTGCTGGCTGCAATCATAGGCTTCGGGGCCCAGAGTTTCCTCCGGGACATAATCGCAGGCTTCTTCATCCTCTTCGAAGGGCAATATGGTGTGGGCGACTTCGTCCGGCTGGAGCCGACGAAAATCTCGGGCCTGGTCGAGGAGTTCGGGCTGAGGACCACCAAGCTCAGGACCCCCTCCGGTGAAGAGGTTTTCATCCCGAACGGCTCAATCCTCGGCGTCACCAACTACGTCTCGGGCCAGCAGCGCTTCATCGTCGAAGTCCTGCTCAGAGACGCCGGGGCAGCCGCCAGGGTGCTCGACTCGCTCAGTGAGAGCGCCGGTCTCTACGTGATCCCACCCCGCCTCGTGAGCCGCGAGGATCGGGATGGCATGGTACGCCTGAGAATACGCGCCGGCGTGCTGCCCTCAACGGAATGGATAGTCCGAGAGGGGCTCGTCGAGCGCATAAAGGCCGCGGCCGGCGAGGATGCCCTGCTCTCCGATCCACTGGTCTACGACGTAGACAGCGCGAGCCTGGGCCGGATAAGACACCTCATACCCAGGAGCGGACAGCCCTGA
- a CDS encoding LON peptidase substrate-binding domain-containing protein, with product MAEDIPLFPLNVVLMPGAPLPLHIFEERYKQMIGECLEEDREFGMVLSDESGTREVGCTARIVEVLERFEDGRMNILVEGSRRFRLNNILTGKPYYVGEIEYIEEEPERDEEIESLARECVSLLERVVKAATGGSVGIEIEPPYQNLSFAIAGRIDFEAEVRQQILELPTEKERLERLEGLLRRAAERMERERENQQKAERNGYLHKDWDRPSGR from the coding sequence GTGGCTGAGGACATACCTCTTTTCCCGCTCAACGTCGTGCTCATGCCCGGAGCCCCGCTGCCGCTGCACATCTTCGAAGAGCGCTACAAGCAGATGATCGGGGAGTGTCTGGAGGAGGACAGAGAGTTCGGGATGGTGCTCTCCGACGAGTCCGGGACGCGCGAGGTGGGTTGCACCGCGCGGATCGTCGAGGTACTGGAGCGTTTCGAGGACGGGCGGATGAACATCCTCGTCGAGGGATCGCGGCGTTTCAGGCTCAACAACATCCTCACCGGGAAGCCCTACTACGTGGGGGAGATCGAGTATATCGAGGAAGAGCCGGAGAGGGACGAGGAGATCGAATCGCTCGCCCGCGAATGCGTCTCGCTGCTCGAGCGCGTCGTGAAAGCCGCCACGGGTGGATCGGTCGGGATAGAGATAGAGCCACCCTACCAGAACCTCTCCTTCGCCATCGCCGGGCGCATAGACTTCGAGGCCGAGGTACGCCAGCAGATCCTTGAGCTTCCCACCGAGAAAGAGCGGCTGGAGAGGCTTGAGGGACTACTGAGGCGTGCTGCCGAGAGGATGGAGCGTGAGCGCGAGAACCAGCAAAAGGCCGAGAGGAATGGCTACCTGCATAAGGACTGGGACCGTCCCTCCGGGAGGTAA
- a CDS encoding cytochrome ubiquinol oxidase subunit I yields the protein MPIGDLNVPVIGKNVVIGALVQTHVLIATFILGSALIAPTAEYLGMITKQKRYERFARNLARFIVLLFASGGALAIAFVLALITLFPVFFSYLQNIFFWVFIFEAFLFLGVIIVIYAWYNTWDKLAYRKTVHIVFGIVAGGIGLIQMTMIDVVASYMLTPSEAPIQDVARTYLDPTFIPLNMHRFIGNFSYVGFLIAGWAGWRYLKSTKQEDREYYDWMGHWGLLWGFGFMLLQPVIGYGYLKAIREASPKAFDVMMLGNEAWHFNVLMILLAILGIASVSYFVHKLRFAVKPMETTRKITIGALGFTALFSILNVIPFTGNIAPQVGLVFGNSQIPLGAMYPWKFIGLIGLMLVGLVAVGLYLKASATGFHWGRASRWSQYMLIVCAVTIVLTMIDMGSTRESARRLDNNPGYLINGCITLEQKLTPKTCPAGSSLVKGVKNNGGSAVPGSSGK from the coding sequence ATGCCGATAGGTGATCTCAACGTACCGGTAATCGGTAAGAACGTCGTTATTGGCGCGCTCGTGCAGACGCACGTGCTCATAGCGACGTTCATTCTCGGGTCGGCGCTCATTGCCCCCACCGCCGAGTACCTGGGCATGATCACCAAGCAGAAGCGCTACGAGCGCTTCGCACGCAACCTCGCCCGCTTCATCGTGCTGCTCTTCGCGTCGGGAGGGGCGCTCGCGATAGCGTTCGTGCTCGCGCTCATCACGCTCTTCCCGGTGTTCTTCTCCTATCTGCAGAACATCTTCTTCTGGGTGTTCATCTTCGAGGCGTTCCTGTTCCTCGGGGTCATAATCGTCATCTACGCCTGGTACAACACCTGGGACAAGCTCGCCTACCGCAAGACGGTCCACATAGTCTTCGGCATCGTGGCGGGCGGTATAGGGCTCATCCAGATGACGATGATCGACGTGGTGGCGTCCTACATGCTCACGCCTTCGGAGGCTCCGATACAGGACGTGGCGCGCACCTACCTCGACCCGACGTTCATCCCGCTCAACATGCACCGCTTCATCGGGAACTTCTCCTACGTCGGGTTTTTGATCGCCGGCTGGGCTGGCTGGCGCTATCTCAAGAGCACCAAACAGGAGGACCGGGAATACTACGACTGGATGGGTCACTGGGGCCTTCTGTGGGGCTTCGGCTTCATGTTGCTGCAGCCGGTGATCGGCTACGGTTATCTCAAGGCCATCCGCGAGGCTTCCCCGAAGGCCTTCGACGTGATGATGCTCGGCAACGAGGCCTGGCACTTCAACGTGCTGATGATCCTGCTCGCGATACTCGGGATAGCGTCGGTCTCGTACTTCGTGCATAAACTGCGCTTCGCGGTGAAGCCTATGGAGACGACCCGCAAGATCACGATAGGCGCCCTGGGCTTCACGGCGCTGTTCTCAATTCTGAACGTTATACCGTTCACCGGGAACATAGCGCCACAGGTGGGACTCGTCTTCGGCAACTCTCAGATACCGCTCGGGGCTATGTATCCGTGGAAGTTCATCGGCCTCATCGGTCTGATGCTCGTCGGACTCGTTGCGGTGGGGCTCTACCTGAAAGCCTCGGCGACCGGGTTCCACTGGGGCAGGGCGAGCCGGTGGAGCCAGTACATGCTGATCGTCTGCGCGGTCACCATAGTGCTGACGATGATAGACATGGGATCCACACGCGAGTCGGCCCGCCGGCTGGACAACAACCCCGGCTACCTGATCAACGGCTGTATCACGCTCGAGCAGAAGCTTACGCCCAAGACCTGCCCGGCGGGTAGCAGCCTCGTGAAGGGGGTGAAGAACAATGGAGGTAGCGCCGTTCCTGGCTCTTCTGGCAAGTAA
- a CDS encoding cytochromesubunit B of the bc complex-like protein translates to MEVAPGKSRPVEEEVITEDNVYDRPDETMAFFPGQVLRDGYVSTVLLIAICVLSYVSPAPLTHPANLATHTYVPRPEWFFFFYEQMLMFFPGYALISFGAVIVPLLFVILLFALPWLDRTPSYSLTRRPFAIVVGFLIIATIVLNMLLGISRVMNFPGAGG, encoded by the coding sequence ATGGAAGTAGCGCCAGGAAAATCCAGGCCCGTAGAGGAAGAGGTAATAACCGAGGATAACGTCTACGATCGTCCGGACGAGACGATGGCGTTCTTCCCCGGGCAGGTGCTCCGGGATGGCTACGTCTCGACGGTGCTTCTGATCGCCATCTGTGTCCTCTCGTACGTTTCGCCGGCGCCGCTGACTCATCCGGCGAACCTGGCCACGCACACGTACGTGCCCCGGCCGGAGTGGTTCTTCTTCTTCTACGAGCAGATGCTGATGTTCTTCCCCGGATACGCCCTCATCTCGTTCGGGGCCGTCATCGTGCCGCTGCTGTTTGTCATACTGCTCTTCGCTCTGCCCTGGCTCGACCGGACGCCCAGCTACAGCCTGACCAGGCGCCCGTTCGCTATAGTGGTCGGATTCCTCATAATCGCGACGATAGTTCTGAACATGCTCCTCGGGATCAGCCGGGTCATGAACTTCCCCGGCGCAGGAGGTTGA
- a CDS encoding cytochrome b produces the protein MGRIRTQTSELGRSLVDWMEDRTGIVTMLEHFLYEPVPKRGAWLYTLGSATLFLITLQFLTGILLLFYYVPTTDHAWNSIYYIMNDVYFGKLIRGIHYWSANFLMAVIGLHMARTFFSGSYKAPREMNWVVGVVLLLLTVGLAFTGYLLRWDQDGFWASVVGMKIGSYTPFIGPWVIHFLLGGDVVGPATLSRFFAIHVWLLPALLAPFIGIHLFLLRRHGEFGAEFEYTNRLTKLRENRQAEEYSRYELEEEEE, from the coding sequence ATGGGCAGGATAAGAACCCAGACTTCCGAACTCGGAAGGTCGCTGGTGGACTGGATGGAGGATCGCACCGGCATCGTAACGATGCTGGAGCACTTCCTGTACGAGCCGGTCCCGAAGAGGGGAGCGTGGCTCTACACGCTGGGGAGCGCGACCCTATTCCTCATAACGCTGCAGTTTCTCACCGGGATCCTGCTGCTGTTCTATTACGTGCCCACCACGGACCACGCCTGGAACTCGATCTACTACATAATGAACGACGTCTACTTCGGGAAGCTCATCCGTGGCATCCACTACTGGTCGGCAAACTTCCTGATGGCCGTCATCGGGCTTCACATGGCGCGCACGTTCTTCTCCGGCTCCTACAAGGCGCCGAGGGAGATGAACTGGGTGGTCGGTGTGGTCCTGCTGCTCCTCACCGTCGGGCTGGCGTTCACCGGTTACCTCCTCCGGTGGGACCAGGACGGCTTCTGGGCGTCGGTCGTCGGGATGAAGATCGGGTCCTACACGCCCTTCATCGGACCTTGGGTGATCCACTTCCTCCTTGGCGGGGACGTGGTGGGGCCGGCTACCCTCTCACGGTTCTTCGCCATCCACGTGTGGCTCTTGCCGGCTCTCCTGGCTCCCTTCATCGGAATACATCTCTTTCTCCTGCGGCGTCACGGTGAATTCGGCGCAGAGTTCGAGTACACAAACCGTCTGACCAAGCTGCGCGAGAACCGCCAGGCCGAGGAGTACAGCCGCTATGAGCTCGAAGAGGAGGAGGAGTGA
- a CDS encoding ubiquinol-cytochrome c reductase iron-sulfur subunit yields the protein MAELQKDPITRSDFLGFGAMGVVIGAILTIPPAAYLLQPVIQADFEGKTDVSQRWIKLGSIEEIPHDTTPKLYKVSFPISQIYGSDKIQKESGVGNTRWDVENAVYVSWKAPIIQNVPTGVGPDKIGKSQPPGFVLHGLKKPLSQEQIKEAEQKLNVMSSSCAHLGCPVRWIKDQQAFLCPCHGGLYDINGNWMGGPPPRGLYHMEHRVDQDGVLYVRHKYVNVGGKNGFQRPFVA from the coding sequence TTGGCAGAGCTACAGAAAGATCCCATCACCCGCAGCGACTTCCTGGGCTTCGGAGCCATGGGTGTGGTAATCGGTGCGATACTAACCATACCGCCGGCTGCCTACCTGCTCCAGCCCGTCATTCAGGCAGACTTCGAGGGCAAGACCGATGTCTCCCAGAGGTGGATCAAGCTGGGGTCCATAGAGGAGATCCCGCACGATACCACCCCGAAGCTATACAAGGTTTCCTTCCCGATCTCCCAGATCTACGGCAGCGACAAGATCCAGAAGGAGAGCGGGGTCGGCAACACCCGCTGGGACGTGGAGAACGCCGTCTACGTCTCATGGAAAGCCCCGATAATCCAGAACGTACCTACGGGCGTGGGACCCGACAAGATAGGCAAGAGCCAGCCGCCGGGATTCGTCCTCCACGGGCTCAAAAAGCCACTCTCCCAGGAACAGATAAAGGAGGCCGAGCAGAAGCTCAACGTCATGAGCAGCTCCTGCGCCCACCTGGGCTGTCCGGTGCGCTGGATTAAGGACCAGCAGGCTTTTCTGTGCCCGTGCCACGGGGGGCTCTACGACATAAACGGTAACTGGATGGGCGGTCCACCGCCGCGGGGCCTCTACCACATGGAGCACAGGGTCGACCAGGATGGTGTGCTCTATGTGCGGCACAAGTACGTGAACGTCGGCGGCAAGAACGGCTTCCAGCGTCCGTTCGTGGCCTAG